One genomic region from Terriglobus aquaticus encodes:
- a CDS encoding organic hydroperoxide resistance protein, whose product MALEKVVYTAHATATGGRDGVAKTDDGKLDVKLDPPKGMGGGGNGTNPEQLFAAGYAACFIGAMKFVANTQKIHLQEVSIDSSVDFGPLANGAKGFGIGVKMVVHVPGLEREQAEKLVHEAHEVCPYSNATRNNIDVDLSVA is encoded by the coding sequence ATGGCACTCGAAAAGGTGGTTTACACGGCGCACGCAACCGCAACCGGCGGCCGCGACGGCGTGGCGAAGACGGACGACGGCAAGCTGGATGTGAAGCTGGATCCGCCAAAGGGCATGGGCGGCGGCGGAAATGGGACGAATCCGGAGCAGTTGTTCGCGGCTGGCTATGCCGCGTGCTTCATCGGCGCAATGAAGTTTGTGGCGAACACACAGAAGATCCACCTGCAGGAAGTTTCGATCGACTCGTCGGTCGACTTTGGACCGCTGGCGAATGGTGCCAAGGGCTTCGGGATCGGCGTGAAGATGGTCGTTCACGTGCCCGGGCTGGAGCGCGAACAGGCGGAAAAGCTGGTGCACGAGGCGCACGAGGTTTGCCCGTATTCCAATGCGACGCGGAACAACATCGACGTGGACCTTTCGGTCGCGTAA
- a CDS encoding phage tail protein: MAEFTVNPNRFDPYKKFKFRLKWDGRYIAGVSKVSELKRTTEVVVHREGGDPNTSRKSPGQTDFAPIRLERGVTFDPAFEAWANKVWQLHAGAGSEVALADFRKDLLLELSNEAGQVVMAYKIYRAWVSEYQALPELDSTGNAIAIESIVLQNEGWERDPSVTEPVEPK, encoded by the coding sequence ATGGCTGAGTTCACCGTGAATCCAAACCGCTTCGATCCGTACAAGAAGTTCAAGTTCCGGCTGAAGTGGGACGGCAGGTACATCGCAGGCGTCAGCAAGGTGAGCGAGCTGAAACGCACCACCGAAGTCGTGGTGCACCGCGAGGGCGGCGACCCGAACACCAGCCGCAAGTCACCCGGCCAGACTGACTTTGCGCCGATCAGGCTGGAACGGGGCGTGACCTTCGACCCCGCGTTCGAAGCCTGGGCCAACAAGGTGTGGCAGCTCCATGCCGGTGCCGGAAGCGAGGTGGCGCTTGCCGACTTCCGCAAGGACCTCCTGCTCGAACTTTCGAACGAAGCGGGCCAGGTGGTGATGGCGTACAAGATCTATCGTGCCTGGGTCTCGGAGTACCAGGCGCTCCCCGAGCTGGACAGCACCGGCAACGCGATCGCGATCGAAAGCATTGTGCTGCAGAACGAAGGCTGGGAGCGCGATCCCTCCGTCACGGAGCCAGTCGAACCGAAGTAG
- the rpoC gene encoding DNA-directed RNA polymerase subunit beta', whose translation MFRSSPFEMSGPITDFDSIRISLASPEKIRSWSHGEVTKPETINYRTFKPERDGLFCARIFGPITDWECLCGKYKRMKHRGVICDKCGVEVTLSKVRRERLGHIELASPCSHVWFFKGLPSRIGHLLDISLRELEAVLYFESYVVIDPGDAPVKEREIIKDESKFRELDQQYRPSGFRAMMGAEAIKELLKRVEVDELAIEMREKMKVEQSLQKKLKYAKRLKVVEAFRRSDNEPQWMILDVIPVIPPELRPLVPLDGGRFATSDLNDLYRRVINRNNRLKKLMDLHAPEVIVRNEKRMLQEAVDALFDNGRRGRVLRGANNRPLKSLSDTLKGKQGRFRQNLLGKRVDYSGRSVIVVGPELKLHQCGLPKKMALELFKPFIYHRLEQTGHCTTIKQAKEMVELQEPIVWDILEEVIKDHPVLLNRAPTLHRLGIQAFEPVLVEGKAIKIHPLVCTAFNADFDGDQMAVHIPLSPEAQVEASVLMLASHNILSPASGQPITVPTQDMVLGLYYLTKSKVGAKGEGRVFANIDEVIMALEAKQVETLSPIRLRYTGPVLDLTTAYDDQDITHTEVVEYNKQYINTTVGRAILNDALPEGMPYVNGLLKKKGIGQLINYLYLNLGLEITVHALDRIKELGFQYATRSGLSVGLDDMVIPASKYTVVHDAEKQVVAVQQQYLDGAITNGERNNKVIQMWSTVTEKVADEMFGNMKRADKEGAMNPIYIMADSGARGSKQQIRQLSGMRGLMAKPSGEIIESPIKANFREGLTVLEYFISTHGARKGLADTALKTADSGYLTRRLVDVAQDVIITESDCGTQEGIYVHPIIEAGEIIEPLRDRIIGRVTLEQFKGVDGNVIVNVNEEIDEQKATDIQAAGVEKVKIRSVLTCESKRGVCKLCYGRNLGSGKMVEMGEAVGVIAAQSIGEPGTQLTMRTFHVGGTASRVSDQSRLDAKNAGTLRYINLNTVRAKDGNLVAMNRSGSVAVIDDKGRERERYPIVYGAKLLVEDGAPVEIGTTIGSWDPYTYSIVTEIGGTIQFKDLQEGVTLNEEVDEVTGLSRLVVADAPDEKRQPTLLVNGSDGSKKRYLMPSRAYLMIQDGEEVAPGDILAKIPRESTRTKDITGGLPRVVELFEARKPRETATIAEIDGVVRFGEVVKGQRKIYITSDTGEEREYSVPRSIYVNVQEGEKLRAGDKLFDGPLNPHDVLAVLGEQELQRYLVNEIQEVYRLQGVAISDKHIETIVRQMLRWVKIDEVGDSNFLLEQQVDRFRFNAERQRVLNDGGRPPLGRPLLLGITKASLSTDSFISAASFQETTRVLTEASINGAVDTLRGLKENVIVGRLIPAGTGMDYYRNVQLSPELEEAAARIQAEVQEAHDAEERELEAMRMEGEQEELAAE comes from the coding sequence ATGTTCCGTTCCAGCCCCTTCGAAATGTCCGGTCCCATCACCGACTTCGATTCCATCCGCATCTCGCTCGCGTCGCCGGAGAAGATCCGTTCCTGGTCGCACGGCGAAGTGACCAAGCCGGAAACGATCAACTACCGCACCTTCAAGCCGGAGCGCGACGGCCTGTTCTGCGCCCGCATCTTCGGACCCATCACCGACTGGGAATGCCTCTGCGGCAAGTACAAGCGCATGAAGCACCGCGGCGTCATCTGCGACAAGTGTGGCGTCGAAGTCACTCTGTCCAAGGTCCGTCGTGAGCGCCTCGGCCACATCGAGCTCGCCTCGCCGTGCTCGCACGTCTGGTTCTTCAAGGGCCTGCCGTCGCGCATCGGCCACCTGCTCGACATCTCGCTGCGCGAGCTCGAAGCGGTTCTCTACTTCGAGTCCTACGTCGTCATCGATCCAGGCGACGCGCCCGTCAAGGAGCGCGAGATCATCAAGGACGAGTCCAAGTTCCGTGAACTCGACCAGCAGTACCGCCCCTCCGGCTTCCGCGCCATGATGGGTGCCGAGGCGATCAAGGAACTTCTCAAGCGCGTCGAAGTCGACGAGCTCGCCATCGAAATGCGCGAGAAGATGAAGGTCGAGCAGAGCCTTCAGAAGAAGCTGAAGTACGCCAAGCGTCTCAAGGTCGTTGAGGCGTTCCGCCGCTCCGACAACGAGCCACAGTGGATGATCCTCGACGTGATCCCCGTGATCCCGCCTGAGCTTCGCCCGCTCGTGCCACTCGACGGCGGCCGCTTCGCCACGTCCGATCTGAATGACCTGTACCGCCGCGTCATCAACCGCAACAATCGCCTCAAGAAGCTCATGGATCTCCACGCGCCCGAAGTCATCGTGCGCAACGAGAAGCGCATGCTGCAGGAGGCGGTCGACGCCCTGTTCGACAACGGCCGTCGTGGCCGCGTTCTGCGCGGTGCGAACAATCGTCCTCTGAAGTCGCTCTCTGACACCCTCAAGGGCAAGCAGGGCCGCTTCCGCCAGAACCTGCTCGGCAAGCGCGTGGACTACTCGGGCCGTTCCGTAATCGTCGTCGGTCCTGAGCTGAAGCTGCACCAGTGCGGTCTGCCCAAGAAGATGGCGCTCGAGCTCTTCAAGCCGTTCATCTATCACCGCCTCGAACAGACCGGCCACTGCACCACCATCAAGCAGGCCAAGGAAATGGTGGAACTGCAGGAGCCCATCGTTTGGGACATCCTCGAAGAGGTCATCAAGGATCACCCGGTCCTGCTGAACCGCGCCCCAACCCTGCACCGTCTCGGTATCCAGGCGTTTGAGCCCGTGCTCGTCGAAGGCAAGGCGATCAAGATCCACCCGCTCGTCTGCACCGCCTTCAACGCCGACTTCGACGGCGACCAGATGGCCGTTCACATCCCCCTGTCGCCTGAAGCGCAGGTGGAAGCGTCCGTGCTCATGCTGGCGTCGCACAACATCCTTTCGCCCGCCTCGGGTCAGCCCATCACCGTTCCTACCCAGGACATGGTGCTCGGCCTGTACTACCTGACCAAGAGCAAGGTTGGCGCCAAGGGTGAAGGCCGTGTCTTCGCCAACATCGACGAAGTCATCATGGCGCTCGAAGCCAAGCAGGTCGAGACGCTGTCGCCCATCCGTCTGCGCTACACCGGTCCGGTCCTTGACCTGACCACGGCGTATGACGACCAGGACATCACCCACACCGAGGTCGTTGAGTACAACAAGCAGTACATCAACACCACGGTCGGCCGCGCCATCCTGAACGATGCGCTGCCTGAGGGCATGCCCTACGTGAACGGCCTGCTCAAGAAGAAGGGCATCGGCCAGCTCATCAACTACCTGTACCTGAACCTCGGCCTTGAGATCACGGTGCACGCGCTCGATCGCATCAAGGAGCTTGGCTTCCAGTACGCGACGCGTTCTGGTCTGTCGGTCGGCCTGGACGACATGGTCATCCCGGCTTCCAAGTACACCGTTGTGCACGACGCCGAAAAGCAGGTTGTCGCCGTGCAGCAGCAGTACCTCGACGGCGCCATCACCAACGGCGAGCGCAACAACAAGGTCATCCAGATGTGGTCGACCGTTACCGAAAAGGTGGCGGACGAGATGTTCGGCAACATGAAGCGCGCTGACAAGGAAGGCGCCATGAACCCGATCTACATCATGGCCGACTCGGGTGCCCGTGGTTCCAAGCAGCAGATCCGTCAGCTCTCCGGTATGCGCGGTCTCATGGCCAAGCCCTCCGGCGAAATCATCGAGTCGCCGATCAAGGCGAACTTCCGCGAAGGTCTCACCGTGCTCGAGTACTTCATCTCGACCCACGGCGCCCGTAAGGGTCTGGCCGACACCGCGCTGAAGACCGCTGACTCGGGCTACCTGACCCGCCGTCTCGTCGACGTCGCGCAGGACGTCATCATCACCGAGTCCGACTGCGGCACGCAGGAAGGCATCTACGTTCACCCCATCATCGAAGCCGGCGAAATCATCGAACCGCTGCGCGACCGCATCATCGGCCGCGTCACGCTCGAGCAGTTCAAGGGCGTCGATGGCAACGTGATCGTCAATGTCAACGAGGAGATCGACGAGCAGAAGGCGACCGACATCCAGGCCGCCGGCGTGGAGAAGGTCAAGATCCGCTCCGTGCTCACCTGCGAGTCCAAGCGCGGCGTCTGCAAGCTCTGCTACGGCCGCAACCTCGGCTCCGGCAAAATGGTCGAAATGGGCGAAGCCGTCGGCGTCATCGCGGCCCAGTCCATCGGCGAGCCCGGCACCCAGCTCACCATGCGTACCTTCCACGTCGGTGGAACCGCATCGCGTGTGTCGGATCAGTCGCGCCTCGACGCCAAGAACGCCGGCACCCTGCGCTACATCAACCTGAACACCGTTCGCGCCAAGGACGGCAACCTGGTCGCCATGAACCGTTCGGGCTCCGTCGCCGTCATCGACGACAAGGGCCGCGAGCGCGAGCGCTACCCCATCGTCTACGGCGCCAAGCTCCTCGTTGAGGACGGCGCGCCCGTGGAGATCGGCACCACCATCGGCTCGTGGGATCCCTACACCTACTCCATCGTCACGGAGATCGGTGGCACGATCCAGTTCAAGGACCTGCAGGAAGGCGTCACGCTCAACGAAGAGGTCGACGAGGTCACCGGGCTCAGCCGCCTGGTGGTCGCCGACGCCCCCGACGAAAAGCGTCAGCCCACCCTGCTCGTCAACGGCTCCGATGGCTCGAAGAAGCGCTACCTCATGCCGTCGCGTGCGTACCTGATGATCCAGGACGGTGAAGAAGTCGCCCCCGGCGACATCCTCGCCAAGATCCCGCGTGAGTCCACCCGTACCAAGGACATCACCGGCGGTCTGCCGCGCGTCGTCGAACTGTTCGAAGCACGTAAGCCGCGCGAAACCGCCACGATTGCAGAGATCGACGGTGTCGTTCGCTTCGGTGAAGTGGTCAAGGGTCAGCGCAAGATCTACATCACGTCCGACACTGGCGAAGAGCGCGAGTACTCCGTGCCCCGCTCCATCTACGTCAACGTGCAGGAAGGTGAAAAGCTGCGCGCCGGCGACAAGCTCTTCGACGGCCCGCTCAACCCGCACGACGTGCTCGCAGTCCTCGGTGAGCAGGAACTGCAGCGCTACCTCGTCAACGAGATCCAGGAGGTCTACCGCCTCCAGGGTGTCGCCATCTCCGACAAGCACATCGAGACGATCGTTCGTCAGATGCTCCGCTGGGTCAAGATCGACGAAGTCGGCGACAGCAACTTCCTGCTCGAACAGCAGGTCGACCGCTTCCGCTTCAACGCAGAGCGTCAGCGCGTTCTGAACGACGGTGGTCGCCCGCCGCTCGGTCGTCCGCTGCTGCTCGGCATCACCAAGGCGTCCCTGTCCACCGACAGCTTCATCTCGGCGGCCAGCTTCCAGGAGACCACCCGCGTGCTCACCGAGGCCAGCATCAACGGCGCCGTCGACACGCTCCGCGGCCTCAAGGAAAACGTCATCGTGGGCCGTCTCATCCCGGCCGGCACCGGCATGGACTACTACCGCAACGTCCAGCTCTCCCCAGAGCTCGAAGAAGCGGCAGCCCGCATCCAGGCCGAAGTCCAGGAAGCCCACGACGCCGAAGAACGCGAACTCGAAGCCATGCGCATGGAAGGCGAACAGGAAGAACTCGCCGCCGAATAA
- the rpoB gene encoding DNA-directed RNA polymerase subunit beta, whose translation MAIRALRSRLDFSKIPTAIQIPNLIEVQRRSYERFLQMDKLPQEREDNGLQSVFTSVFPITDFRNVSELEFVDYSIGNWECKCGYLKGLNHLRTACSNCGHMVITDPFHPGDVLCHFCGTYNKNTPDFCTKCGDPVGLQLKYDQAECEERGMTYSAPLKVTIRLKIYDKDPETGVKTLRDMKEQEVFFGDIPLMSANGTFIVNGTERVIVSQLHRSPGVFFETANNRTYFLGKIIPYRGSWVEFEYDQKNTLYVRIDRKRKFLGTIFLRALGLRTDEEILKTFYTADTITLRDGKMFWNVSADEKVTNILGVKPVNAINGPDGAEIVAAGRKISPSLLAKIRAAGITEVEVEPANLDGAIFAADVVDLTTGELLYEANQEATTDKLHKTLQSGATTIEVFFPEKDDVGNIITNTLKRDSVRKPEEALIEIYRKLRPGDPPTLDTATALFEGMFFDPRKYDFSRVGRLKFNIKLYENQNATELDKRTLTPEDFYGTIKYLLKLRKNIGLVDDIDHLGNRRVRAVGELMENQFRIGLVRMERAIKEKMSVYQEMSTAMPHDLINAKPVMAAIREFFGSSQLSQFMDQTNPLSEITHKRRLSALGPGGLSRERAGFEVRDVHPTHYGRICPIETPEGPNIGLISSLSCFARINEYGFIESPYRKVKDGRVVDYVAVTNAGESGLRQGDPIEINEARELKQRLASEGKRVLETEPFSFYLSAWEEDRHTIAQANIELDENGKMTEDLVNARKQGNFVLVPQAEVDYIDVSPKQLVSVAASLVPFLEHDDANRALMGANMQRQSVPLLVAEAPFVGTGMEGVTARDSGAVILARRNGIIDSVDSERIIVRVEGEHHPTQLSREVGSDIYQLTKFKRSNQNTCINQKPIVRKGDRVLKGQVIADGPCTEQGELGLGRNVLVAFMPWRGYNFEDAILISEKLVREDYYTSIHIEEFEIEARDTKLGPEEITRDIPNVSEHALRDLDESGIIRIGAKVGHNDILVGKVTPKGETQLTPEEKLLRAIFGEKAGDVRDASLTCPPGIEGTVVDVRIFSRKGQEKDERAKSIEQEQIEKLEKNLADEIRILTDERLKRLEGILGGKEVQADLHDERTNKKLLGKGDILDRDMIELISTRNLKRIRYADKDPRVNEQIDEIEEMTSRQIDVLRKITNEKISKLQKGDELSPGVIKMVKVYIAMKRRLSVGDKMAGRHGNKGVVARVLPEEDMPYLPDGKPVEIVLNPLGVPSRMNVGQILETHLGWAAHELGEKVAELAAQAESANEVREIFKARFQGTAALNQLLELDDETTLRVAKGMKRGIWFGTAVFDGAREEEIKALLASAGLPSSGKTELFDGMTGDAFEQPATVGYIYMLKLSHLVDDKIHARSIGPYSLITQQPLGGKAQFGGQRFGEMEVWALEAYGAAYILQELLTAKSDDVFGRTKIYEAIVKGEAAIEPGVPESFNVLIRELQSLCLDVELVKQEELNKIPTMPIAAAAD comes from the coding sequence ATGGCAATCCGCGCACTGCGCAGCCGGCTCGACTTCTCGAAGATCCCAACCGCAATCCAGATCCCGAACCTCATCGAAGTGCAGCGCCGCTCCTACGAGCGCTTCCTTCAGATGGACAAGCTCCCCCAGGAGCGCGAGGACAACGGCCTGCAGTCGGTCTTCACCTCCGTCTTTCCCATCACCGACTTCCGCAACGTCTCGGAGCTCGAGTTTGTCGATTACTCCATCGGCAACTGGGAGTGCAAGTGCGGCTACCTGAAGGGTCTGAACCACCTTCGCACCGCCTGCTCCAACTGTGGCCACATGGTCATCACCGATCCATTCCACCCCGGTGATGTGCTCTGCCACTTCTGCGGAACCTACAACAAGAACACGCCCGACTTCTGCACCAAGTGCGGCGACCCGGTGGGCCTGCAACTGAAGTACGACCAGGCCGAGTGCGAAGAGCGCGGCATGACCTACTCCGCTCCGCTCAAGGTCACCATCCGCCTCAAGATCTACGACAAGGACCCGGAGACCGGCGTCAAGACCCTGCGCGACATGAAGGAGCAGGAAGTCTTCTTTGGCGACATCCCGCTCATGTCCGCCAACGGCACGTTCATCGTCAACGGCACCGAGCGCGTCATCGTGTCGCAGTTGCACCGCTCGCCCGGCGTCTTCTTTGAGACGGCGAACAACCGCACCTACTTCCTCGGCAAGATCATCCCGTACCGCGGCAGCTGGGTCGAGTTCGAGTACGACCAGAAGAACACTCTCTACGTCCGCATCGACCGCAAGCGCAAGTTCCTCGGCACCATCTTCCTGCGCGCGCTCGGCCTGCGCACCGACGAAGAGATCCTGAAGACCTTCTACACCGCCGACACCATCACCCTGCGTGACGGCAAGATGTTCTGGAACGTCTCGGCCGACGAGAAGGTCACCAACATCCTCGGCGTCAAGCCGGTGAACGCGATCAACGGTCCTGACGGCGCGGAAATCGTTGCCGCCGGCCGCAAGATCTCGCCGTCGCTGCTCGCCAAGATTCGCGCCGCTGGCATCACCGAAGTGGAAGTGGAGCCCGCGAACCTTGACGGCGCCATCTTCGCCGCTGACGTGGTTGACCTGACCACGGGTGAGCTGCTGTACGAGGCCAACCAGGAAGCGACCACCGACAAGCTGCACAAGACGCTGCAGTCCGGTGCTACCACGATCGAAGTCTTCTTCCCGGAGAAGGACGACGTTGGCAACATCATCACCAATACGCTCAAGCGTGACTCCGTGCGCAAGCCCGAGGAAGCTCTCATTGAGATCTACCGCAAGCTGCGTCCGGGCGACCCGCCGACGCTGGACACCGCGACCGCGCTCTTCGAAGGCATGTTCTTCGATCCGCGCAAGTACGACTTCTCGCGCGTGGGCCGTCTCAAGTTCAACATCAAGTTGTACGAGAACCAGAACGCGACCGAGCTCGACAAGCGCACGCTCACGCCTGAAGACTTCTATGGCACGATCAAGTACCTGCTGAAGCTGCGCAAGAACATCGGCCTTGTCGACGACATCGACCACCTTGGCAACCGCCGCGTCCGCGCGGTCGGCGAACTCATGGAGAACCAGTTCCGCATCGGCCTGGTTCGCATGGAGCGCGCCATCAAGGAAAAGATGTCGGTCTACCAGGAGATGTCGACGGCGATGCCGCACGACCTCATCAACGCCAAGCCGGTCATGGCCGCCATCCGCGAGTTCTTCGGATCTTCGCAGCTGTCGCAGTTCATGGACCAGACCAACCCGCTCTCGGAGATCACGCACAAGCGTCGTCTCTCTGCGCTTGGGCCGGGCGGCTTGTCGCGTGAGCGTGCAGGCTTCGAAGTCCGCGACGTGCACCCGACGCACTACGGCCGTATCTGCCCGATCGAAACGCCGGAAGGCCCGAACATCGGTCTGATCAGCTCGCTGTCGTGCTTCGCGCGCATCAACGAGTACGGCTTTATCGAGTCGCCCTACCGCAAGGTCAAGGACGGCCGCGTGGTCGACTACGTCGCCGTCACCAACGCCGGCGAGTCGGGTCTGCGTCAGGGCGATCCCATCGAGATCAACGAGGCGCGCGAGCTGAAGCAGCGTCTCGCCTCGGAAGGCAAGCGCGTGCTCGAAACCGAGCCGTTCTCCTTCTATCTCTCTGCATGGGAAGAGGACCGTCACACGATCGCGCAGGCCAACATCGAGCTGGATGAAAACGGCAAGATGACCGAGGACCTGGTCAACGCCCGGAAGCAGGGCAACTTCGTCCTGGTGCCGCAGGCTGAGGTCGACTACATCGACGTTTCGCCAAAGCAGCTCGTCTCCGTGGCCGCCTCGCTCGTGCCGTTCCTTGAGCACGACGACGCGAACCGCGCCCTGATGGGTGCGAACATGCAGCGCCAGTCGGTTCCCCTTCTGGTCGCTGAGGCCCCGTTCGTCGGTACCGGCATGGAAGGCGTAACCGCCCGCGACTCGGGCGCCGTCATCCTGGCCCGCCGCAACGGCATCATCGACTCGGTCGACTCCGAGCGCATCATCGTGCGCGTCGAAGGCGAGCACCACCCCACGCAGCTGTCGCGTGAGGTTGGTTCCGACATCTACCAGCTCACCAAGTTCAAGCGCTCCAACCAGAACACCTGCATCAACCAGAAGCCCATCGTGCGCAAGGGTGACCGCGTGCTCAAGGGCCAGGTGATCGCAGATGGTCCGTGCACGGAGCAGGGCGAACTCGGTCTGGGCCGCAACGTGCTGGTCGCCTTCATGCCGTGGCGCGGTTACAACTTCGAGGACGCGATCCTCATCTCGGAAAAGCTGGTCCGCGAGGACTACTACACCTCGATCCATATCGAGGAGTTCGAGATCGAAGCGCGCGACACGAAGCTGGGACCGGAAGAGATCACGCGCGATATCCCCAACGTCTCCGAGCACGCTCTGCGTGACCTGGACGAGTCGGGCATCATCCGCATTGGTGCAAAGGTAGGTCACAACGACATCCTCGTCGGCAAGGTCACGCCCAAGGGCGAGACCCAGCTCACGCCGGAAGAGAAGCTGCTGCGCGCCATCTTCGGTGAAAAGGCCGGCGACGTGCGCGACGCTTCGCTCACGTGCCCCCCGGGCATCGAGGGCACCGTGGTCGACGTCCGCATCTTCTCCCGCAAGGGTCAGGAAAAGGACGAGCGCGCCAAGTCGATCGAGCAGGAGCAGATTGAGAAGCTGGAGAAGAACCTGGCTGACGAAATCCGCATTCTGACCGACGAGCGTCTGAAGCGCCTCGAAGGCATCCTGGGCGGCAAGGAAGTCCAGGCCGACCTGCACGACGAGCGCACCAACAAGAAGCTGCTGGGCAAGGGCGACATCCTCGATCGCGACATGATCGAGCTCATCTCCACGCGCAACCTGAAGCGGATTCGCTACGCCGACAAGGACCCGCGCGTGAACGAGCAGATCGACGAGATCGAAGAGATGACCTCGCGTCAGATCGACGTTCTCCGCAAGATCACCAACGAGAAGATCTCCAAGCTCCAGAAGGGCGACGAGCTCTCCCCGGGCGTGATCAAGATGGTCAAGGTGTACATCGCCATGAAGCGCCGCCTCTCGGTCGGCGACAAGATGGCAGGCCGTCACGGTAACAAGGGTGTGGTCGCGCGTGTGCTTCCTGAGGAAGACATGCCGTACCTGCCCGATGGCAAGCCGGTGGAGATCGTTCTGAACCCGCTGGGTGTGCCGTCGCGTATGAACGTCGGTCAGATCCTGGAAACGCACCTGGGCTGGGCCGCGCATGAGCTGGGCGAAAAGGTCGCTGAGCTTGCCGCGCAGGCCGAGAGCGCCAACGAAGTTCGCGAGATCTTCAAGGCACGCTTCCAGGGCACGGCCGCTCTGAACCAGCTGCTTGAGCTGGACGATGAGACGACCCTGCGCGTGGCCAAGGGCATGAAGCGTGGCATCTGGTTCGGCACCGCCGTATTCGACGGTGCTCGCGAAGAGGAGATCAAGGCTCTGCTCGCCTCGGCGGGTCTGCCTTCCTCCGGCAAAACCGAACTGTTCGACGGCATGACCGGCGACGCGTTCGAACAGCCCGCGACCGTTGGCTACATCTACATGCTCAAGCTCTCGCACTTGGTCGACGACAAGATCCACGCTCGTTCGATCGGACCGTACTCCCTCATCACGCAGCAGCCGCTGGGTGGTAAGGCACAGTTCGGTGGCCAGCGCTTCGGCGAAATGGAAGTGTGGGCGCTCGAAGCATACGGCGCGGCCTACATCCTCCAGGAGCTGCTCACCGCGAAGTCCGACGACGTCTTTGGCCGTACCAAGATCTACGAGGCCATCGTCAAGGGCGAGGCGGCGATCGAGCCTGGCGTGCCCGAGTCGTTCAACGTGCTCATCCGCGAGCTGCAGTCCCTCTGCCTCGACGTGGAACTTGTGAAGCAGGAAGAGCTGAACAAGATCCCGACGATGCCGATCGCCGCAGCCGCCGACTAA
- the rplL gene encoding 50S ribosomal protein L7/L12 — protein MADLQQLEDQIVSLSLLEASELVKKLEERLGVSAAAATVAAAPAAGGGAAAPAAEEKTEFTVILKDAGANKINTIKAVREVTSLGLKEAKDLVDGAPKPLKENISKEDAAAIAKKFDGVATVEIK, from the coding sequence ATGGCAGACCTGCAGCAGTTGGAAGACCAGATCGTGAGCCTGAGCCTGCTTGAGGCCTCTGAGCTCGTTAAGAAGCTCGAAGAGCGCCTCGGCGTCTCGGCCGCAGCAGCCACCGTTGCGGCGGCTCCGGCAGCCGGCGGCGGCGCAGCCGCTCCCGCAGCCGAAGAGAAGACCGAGTTCACCGTCATCCTGAAGGATGCCGGCGCGAACAAGATCAACACCATCAAGGCTGTCCGCGAAGTCACCTCGCTCGGCCTCAAGGAAGCCAAGGACCTGGTCGACGGCGCACCGAAGCCTCTCAAGGAGAACATCTCCAAGGAAGACGCGGCCGCCATCGCCAAGAAGTTCGACGGCGTCGCGACTGTCGAAATCAAGTAG
- the rplJ gene encoding 50S ribosomal protein L10, with protein MALTKQQKNKKVAALASNLEGATSAIIGTFTAMTASKDFELRKTVRDAGGKYQVLKNKLAPKAGAGTQIEAALGGLKGVSSIAYTSGDPVALAKALSSWVKDNAQFTFKLGIVDGKVINVAEINNLATLPGKEELFSKLLFLINAPATRLATVMNATGRNLAVVVDQAVQANKFTGSAPAASAAPAAANTDADPAQPESGDSNQAGAAADEAPAEG; from the coding sequence ATGGCATTGACCAAGCAGCAAAAGAACAAGAAGGTCGCAGCACTCGCGAGCAATCTCGAGGGCGCAACCTCCGCCATCATCGGCACCTTTACCGCCATGACCGCCTCGAAGGATTTCGAGCTGCGCAAGACCGTCCGCGACGCGGGTGGCAAGTACCAGGTGCTCAAGAACAAGCTCGCGCCCAAGGCTGGCGCCGGCACCCAGATCGAAGCAGCGCTCGGCGGCCTCAAGGGCGTCAGCTCGATCGCCTACACCTCGGGCGACCCTGTCGCGCTCGCCAAGGCCCTCTCCAGCTGGGTCAAGGACAACGCGCAGTTCACCTTCAAGCTCGGCATTGTCGACGGCAAGGTGATCAATGTTGCGGAGATCAACAACCTCGCGACCCTGCCCGGCAAGGAAGAGCTCTTCTCGAAGCTGCTGTTCCTCATCAATGCCCCGGCAACCCGTCTCGCCACTGTCATGAACGCCACCGGCCGCAACCTGGCCGTGGTCGTCGATCAGGCAGTGCAGGCCAACAAGTTCACCGGCTCCGCCCCGGCAGCATCCGCTGCTCCGGCTGCCGCGAACACCGACGCCGATCCGGCGCAGCCTGAGTCTGGTGATTCGAACCAGGCCGGCGCCGCTGCCGACGAGGCCCCGGCTGAGGGCTAA